The following are from one region of the Bacteroidales bacterium genome:
- the rlmB gene encoding 23S rRNA (guanosine(2251)-2'-O)-methyltransferase RlmB, producing MAKWKGIFNSKRIMQTKNQQIYGARTVIEAIESGRNIDKIWIDRKKNNPLIKELIYVAQQHHIPIQFVPEEKFFPYASKNHQGVLAKLSLIEYQSLENIVFDTFNKGQTPLILILDGVTDVRNFGAIARSAISAGVHAIVVEEKGSAEINEDAIKTSAGALLHVPVCREKSLLSTVRNLRNHGLKVVAATEKGSLSLFKSDLTLPLAIIMGSEEKGISPSILKAADEMCFIPMVGVIASLNVSVAAGVMLFECLRQRTEK from the coding sequence ATGGCGAAATGGAAGGGTATTTTCAATAGCAAACGAATAATGCAAACTAAAAATCAACAAATATACGGTGCTAGAACCGTTATAGAAGCTATCGAATCGGGTAGAAATATCGATAAAATATGGATAGACCGAAAAAAAAATAATCCACTTATTAAAGAATTGATCTATGTTGCTCAGCAACATCATATCCCTATTCAGTTTGTGCCCGAAGAAAAATTTTTTCCATATGCATCTAAGAACCATCAGGGCGTATTAGCTAAATTAAGTCTTATAGAATATCAATCGTTAGAAAATATTGTATTTGATACTTTCAATAAGGGGCAGACACCTTTAATCTTAATACTCGATGGTGTAACCGATGTTAGAAATTTTGGTGCTATTGCACGCTCTGCTATATCGGCAGGAGTGCATGCTATTGTTGTCGAAGAAAAAGGATCGGCCGAAATAAACGAGGATGCCATTAAAACTTCGGCAGGTGCGTTATTACATGTACCTGTTTGTCGCGAAAAGTCGCTATTAAGCACTGTTAGGAATTTAAGGAATCATGGATTAAAGGTAGTTGCAGCTACCGAAAAAGGAAGTCTTTCCTTATTTAAATCCGATTTAACTTTACCTCTTGCAATTATTATGGGTAGCGAAGAGAAAGGCATTTCACCTTCTATTTTAAAAGCGGCTGACGAAATGTGTTTTATTCCAATGGTTGGTGTTATTGCTTCGTTAAATGTTTCGGTTGCTGCTGGTGTCATGCTTTTTGAGTGCCTTAGACAAAGAACAGAAAAATGA
- a CDS encoding polysaccharide biosynthesis protein → MKNNLILLRKTTPRWIIFSVDVLICFIALHIAYLIRFNFSIPQNEWIPYIYYVLPIVILVRSFSFYLFKTYAGIVRYTGVEDSLRILKVLFAGSIIFIIINVLTYWFKAIFIIPFSIIIIEFLATVFLMVFLRLLIKSYFFELTTSQRFRSQVAIVGKEHFALSVKRSLDNDFNVNYRVLAFFDVSNNNKNLRLDGIKIYPFSKFENVVQKQKITHLIIADEHLTKETKREISEQAIELGIKVLEVPPIKLWINGELNLNQLKQIKIEDLLEREVIQLDKKNISQQITGKVVMVTGAAGSIGREIVIQLTAFSPSLIILYDQAESPMYELTLELEEKVNFKNYKYIIGDITNRERLEYIIKRYKPLVIYHAAAYKHVPVMENNPAEAVLTNVKGTRIIADLAHQYEIERFVMISTDKAVNPTNVMGASKRIAEMYCQALGKISKTKFITTRFGNVLGSNGSVIPRFKQQIEMGGPITVTHPEITRYFMTIPEACQLVLEAGAMGNGNEIFIFDMGKPVKIVDLARKMIRLAGLQEGKDIEIVFTGLRPGEKIYEELLNKKENTLPTYHPLIMIAKVAETPYNEIQEQIDELINLVKKFDNYELVGKMKKIVPEFKSMNSAYEKLDIN, encoded by the coding sequence ATGAAGAATAATTTAATTTTACTTAGAAAAACTACACCACGTTGGATTATATTTAGTGTTGATGTTTTGATTTGTTTTATTGCTTTGCATATAGCATATTTAATACGATTCAACTTCTCTATACCGCAAAACGAATGGATACCATATATCTATTATGTATTGCCAATTGTTATTTTAGTGAGAAGTTTTAGTTTTTACTTATTTAAGACCTACGCCGGAATTGTTCGATATACCGGTGTTGAAGATTCTTTACGTATATTGAAAGTATTGTTTGCAGGGTCTATCATTTTTATTATTATCAATGTGTTAACTTATTGGTTTAAAGCGATTTTTATTATTCCTTTTTCAATAATTATTATCGAATTTTTGGCTACTGTTTTTTTAATGGTTTTTTTGCGTTTACTTATAAAATCGTATTTTTTTGAATTAACAACTTCTCAACGTTTTCGTTCACAGGTTGCTATAGTTGGTAAAGAGCATTTTGCTTTATCGGTTAAACGCAGCCTCGATAACGATTTTAATGTAAACTATCGGGTACTTGCTTTTTTTGATGTTTCTAATAACAATAAAAATTTGCGTCTAGATGGAATAAAAATTTACCCTTTTTCGAAATTTGAAAATGTAGTACAAAAACAAAAAATAACACATTTAATTATAGCCGACGAACATTTAACCAAAGAAACCAAACGCGAAATTAGTGAACAGGCGATAGAATTGGGAATAAAAGTATTAGAGGTGCCACCTATAAAATTATGGATAAATGGTGAACTTAATTTAAACCAATTAAAACAAATTAAAATTGAAGACTTACTTGAACGTGAAGTAATACAACTCGATAAGAAAAATATAAGCCAACAAATAACTGGTAAAGTGGTAATGGTAACCGGTGCGGCCGGTTCTATTGGTCGAGAAATTGTTATTCAGCTTACTGCCTTTTCGCCTTCGTTGATTATATTATACGATCAAGCAGAATCGCCGATGTATGAACTAACACTCGAATTAGAAGAAAAAGTTAACTTTAAAAATTATAAATATATTATTGGCGACATTACAAACCGCGAACGCCTTGAATATATTATTAAACGATATAAACCTCTTGTTATTTATCATGCTGCAGCTTATAAGCATGTTCCAGTGATGGAAAATAATCCTGCTGAGGCTGTTTTAACTAATGTAAAAGGAACACGTATTATAGCCGATTTAGCCCACCAATATGAAATTGAACGATTTGTTATGATTTCGACCGACAAAGCGGTAAATCCGACCAATGTGATGGGCGCCTCTAAACGAATTGCAGAGATGTATTGTCAAGCACTTGGAAAAATATCGAAAACCAAATTTATTACTACACGATTTGGCAATGTTTTAGGATCTAATGGCTCTGTAATACCACGATTTAAACAACAAATCGAAATGGGAGGCCCCATTACAGTCACGCATCCCGAAATAACACGCTATTTTATGACCATACCCGAAGCTTGTCAATTGGTCTTAGAGGCTGGAGCAATGGGAAATGGAAACGAAATTTTTATATTCGATATGGGTAAGCCTGTAAAAATAGTCGATTTAGCACGTAAAATGATTCGATTAGCTGGCTTGCAAGAAGGAAAAGATATTGAAATTGTTTTTACTGGATTGCGACCTGGCGAGAAAATTTATGAAGAATTGTTGAATAAAAAAGAAAATACTTTGCCTACCTATCATCCACTTATTATGATTGCTAAAGTTGCAGAAACTCCTTACAATGAAATTCAAGAACAAATAGACGAATTAATTAACCTGGTAAAAAAATTCGACAATTACGAGTTGGTTGGCAAAATGAAAAAAATTGTACCCGAATTTAAAAGCATGAATTCTGCATACGAAAAATTAGATATCAATTAA
- a CDS encoding GWxTD domain-containing protein: MWIFFVALGGLYSCLSTLQTTNTRRLNLNFLYNPNAQTIHAKVIAHNINNNTTSIYCKLPSKDLMFLPNGESSSCNLNVHYTLYETTQGLKLVDTLRFTKTILNENKDFYILKFDVNLNDSSNYMVDLFINDPVFSTHFHQYVHIERKAKINSNDFLLVNKQGIPYFDPWLCDSDTFSIILRSDLPREWKFAWFPNAYKLCSPPYQMTSNKDFFVPTPDSIRVSLICDTCYFVLNKPTILHIYRDSIGNGTTIFHFANHFPSLVRPSELLQPLRMLNSQKEFNELNLLSDKKEAVDRFWLNATGNISRARELIRVFYTRAMLANLYFTSYTEGWKTDRGMVYIIFGLPTTIYKAPNIEQWIYGTPQSAKVLVFNFIKKQNPFTSNHFILERNEGYKISWLQAIDTWRNGRVFSIANE; the protein is encoded by the coding sequence TTGTGGATTTTTTTTGTCGCTTTAGGGGGACTATATTCTTGCTTGTCAACCCTACAAACAACCAACACGCGTCGCTTAAATCTTAATTTTTTATATAATCCTAATGCCCAAACCATACATGCTAAGGTTATTGCCCATAACATTAATAATAATACCACTTCTATTTATTGCAAGTTACCTTCTAAAGATTTGATGTTTTTGCCCAATGGCGAAAGCAGTAGCTGCAATTTAAATGTTCATTACACATTATACGAAACAACACAAGGGTTAAAATTGGTGGATACACTGCGCTTTACCAAAACTATTTTGAATGAAAATAAAGATTTTTATATTTTAAAGTTTGATGTTAATCTTAACGATTCATCGAATTACATGGTCGATTTGTTTATCAATGACCCTGTTTTTTCAACTCATTTTCATCAATATGTTCATATTGAACGTAAAGCTAAAATAAATTCTAACGATTTTTTGTTGGTAAATAAGCAAGGCATTCCTTATTTTGATCCATGGTTATGCGATAGCGATACTTTTTCAATAATACTTCGTTCGGATTTACCACGCGAGTGGAAATTTGCTTGGTTTCCCAATGCTTATAAATTATGCTCTCCACCTTACCAGATGACAAGTAACAAAGATTTTTTTGTGCCTACTCCCGATAGTATCCGCGTCAGTTTAATTTGCGATACATGTTATTTCGTATTAAATAAGCCAACTATACTTCATATTTATCGAGATTCTATTGGCAATGGAACTACAATCTTTCATTTTGCTAATCATTTCCCTTCGTTGGTTCGTCCGAGTGAACTTTTACAACCGTTGCGAATGCTGAACTCGCAAAAAGAGTTTAATGAACTAAATCTATTGTCAGATAAAAAAGAAGCGGTGGATCGTTTTTGGCTCAATGCAACTGGAAATATATCGCGAGCTCGTGAACTTATCCGAGTTTTTTATACCAGAGCTATGCTTGCGAATTTGTATTTTACAAGTTATACCGAAGGTTGGAAAACCGATAGGGGAATGGTTTATATTATTTTTGGACTTCCTACTACCATTTATAAAGCACCCAATATTGAACAATGGATATATGGCACACCACAAAGTGCTAAAGTGTTGGTATTTAATTTTATTAAGAAACAAAATCCCTTCACTAGCAATCATTTTATTTTAGAACGTAACGAGGGATATAAAATATCATGGTTACAGGCTATAGATACATGGCGAAATGGAAGGGTATTTTCAATAGCAAACGAATAA
- the mqnB gene encoding futalosine hydrolase yields the protein MTRILISLATDIEIHTEYKNRLNQLFPNLFDVLITGMGNANTIYYLTKTLQQKKYDLVINMGICGAFNEQLNVGQVVQVIADTFGDLGFQEEHTFIHLAELEKKTIFLEHKNEWNLKIPKVCGITVNTVSSDISRNKMMQQKYNADIETMESAAYFMVCKYENIPLIALRAVSNRVGERDKSKWNIALAVHNLWLTLLEIFSTFNK from the coding sequence ATGACGCGCATTTTAATATCTTTGGCTACCGATATTGAAATTCATACTGAATATAAAAATAGACTTAATCAATTATTCCCAAATTTATTTGATGTATTGATTACTGGAATGGGAAACGCAAACACCATTTATTACTTAACCAAAACATTGCAGCAAAAAAAATACGATTTAGTCATTAATATGGGTATTTGTGGAGCGTTTAACGAACAATTAAATGTGGGACAGGTAGTTCAAGTAATTGCCGATACTTTTGGCGATTTAGGTTTTCAAGAAGAGCATACATTTATTCATTTGGCAGAGTTAGAAAAAAAAACAATATTTTTAGAACATAAAAACGAGTGGAATTTGAAAATACCAAAAGTCTGCGGTATTACGGTTAATACTGTTTCAAGCGATATTTCACGAAATAAAATGATGCAACAGAAATATAATGCCGATATTGAAACAATGGAAAGTGCTGCCTATTTCATGGTTTGCAAATACGAAAATATCCCGTTAATTGCTTTAAGAGCAGTTTCAAATAGGGTAGGCGAGCGAGATAAATCAAAATGGAATATTGCTTTAGCAGTTCATAATTTATGGCTAACTTTGTTGGAAATATTTTCTACTTTCAACAAATGA
- a CDS encoding 1,4-dihydroxy-6-naphthoate synthase has product MANFVGNIFYFQQMKLKVSISPCPNDTFMFEAWINQRIQYPQHLHFDFHFADIKTLNQWALNSETDITKISVFTAGQVLNHYELLTVGSALGYKNGPLIISKKKIYPDEIPYVKIGVPGFNTTANLLLQLFYRPQQATKEYFFNEIEEALLENEIDAGVIIHETRFTYQRKGLQKIADLGEQWEASYHLPLPLGAIAIKRNLPRDIKKAINHILYQSITFAFQNPDASMSIIKAHAQETAENVIKQHIDLYVNEFSLNIGTKGKEAIAKLLSEGIQLHLLPSNPLNVFIDEE; this is encoded by the coding sequence ATGGCTAACTTTGTTGGAAATATTTTCTACTTTCAACAAATGAAGCTTAAGGTAAGTATATCGCCTTGTCCAAACGATACTTTTATGTTCGAAGCGTGGATAAATCAACGTATTCAATATCCCCAGCATCTTCATTTCGATTTTCATTTTGCCGATATCAAAACTCTTAATCAATGGGCGTTAAATAGCGAAACCGATATTACTAAAATAAGCGTATTTACTGCTGGACAAGTATTAAACCACTACGAACTATTAACAGTAGGTTCGGCTTTAGGATATAAAAATGGTCCACTCATTATTTCAAAAAAGAAAATTTATCCTGATGAAATACCTTATGTAAAAATAGGGGTTCCGGGGTTTAATACAACTGCCAATTTATTATTACAACTTTTTTATCGTCCACAGCAGGCAACCAAAGAATACTTTTTTAATGAAATAGAAGAGGCCTTGTTGGAGAATGAAATTGATGCCGGCGTTATAATTCACGAAACACGTTTTACATACCAAAGAAAAGGATTGCAAAAAATAGCCGACTTGGGGGAGCAATGGGAAGCTTCGTATCATTTGCCCCTTCCATTGGGGGCTATTGCAATTAAAAGAAATCTTCCTCGAGATATAAAAAAAGCAATAAATCATATTTTATATCAAAGTATTACTTTTGCTTTTCAAAATCCCGATGCATCTATGTCAATTATTAAGGCTCATGCTCAAGAAACGGCTGAAAATGTCATAAAACAACACATCGATTTGTATGTAAATGAATTTTCGCTTAATATTGGAACAAAAGGAAAAGAAGCTATTGCAAAATTATTGAGCGAAGGAATACAGCTTCATCTTTTACCGTCTAATCCGTTAAATGTTTTTATCGATGAAGAATAA